Proteins encoded in a region of the Trichosurus vulpecula isolate mTriVul1 chromosome 9, mTriVul1.pri, whole genome shotgun sequence genome:
- the OMD gene encoding osteomodulin has product MSLLRHLSIIFFCFEVAVYCQYEMHQMDHDYDEESDDEYSPPFYFHSNRDYGIAAYPGPLGCAPECSCPLTFPSAMYCDRRKLKAIPRIPTHIQQLYLQFNEIEAVTAHPFANASNLREINLSHNRIKSHKIEHGVFAKLPHLLQLHLDHNDLEDFPFPLPNSLERLLLGNNEISRVEANAMEGLLNLTMLDLCHNQLHDSSLKEKLSHMSKLMQLNLCSNRLESMPPDLPSSLMHLSLENNSISLIPDNYFKKFPKLLALRISYNNLQEIPYDIFNISSLVELNVGHNKLRQAFYIPRNLEHLYMEDNEFEHINITLMCPSIDPIHYRHLTYIRLDQNRLKEPISSYVFFCFPYIHSVYYGEQRRPDGQMVQLKTQVFRRFQGDDEEEEDEGGDGEGDEPEGQEQGRTEENFGPYFY; this is encoded by the exons ATGAGTCTTCTCAGGCATCTATCgatcattttcttctgttttgaagTCGCTGTATATTGTCAGTATGAGATGCACCAGATGGACCATGACTACGACGAAGAGAGTGATGATGAATATTCGCCTCCGTTTTATTTCCATTCCAATCGAGATTATGGGATTGCCGCTTACCCAGGTCCTCTGGGCTGTGCTCCAGAATGCTCCTGCCCACTGACCTTCCCATCTGCCATGTACTGTGACAGGCGCAAGCTTAAGGCCATCCCAAGGATCCCCACACACATTCAACAGCTCTACCTTCAGTTCAACGAGATAGAGGCCGTGACGGCCCATCCATTTGCCAATGCTTCTAACCTGAGAGAAATCAACCTCAGCCACAACAGAATCAAGTCTCACAAGATTGAACACGGCGTGTTTGCCAAACTTCCTCATCTCTTACAACTGCATTTGGATCACAACGATTTAGaagattttccatttcctcttcctaaTTCTTTAGAAAGACTTCTTCTTGGGAACAATGAGATCTCTAGAGTGGAGGCGAATGCCATGGAAGGATTACTAAATCTAACCATGCTGGACCTCTGCCACAATCAGCTGCATGACTCTTCACTGAAAGAAAAACTTTCCCACATGAGCAAATTGATGCAACTCAATTTATGTAGCAACAGATTGGAGTCAATGCCTCCTGACTTACCTTCATCACTTATGCATCTGTCTCTAGAAAATAATTCCATTTCTCTCATACCAGACAACTACTTCAAAAAATTCCCCAAGCTCCTTGCCCTGAGAATATCGTACAACAACCTGCAAGAAATTCCATATGACATTTTTAACATTTCCAGCCTTGTAGAGCTCAATGTTGGACATaacaaactgaggcaagcatTCTACATACCAAGAAACTTGGAACATCTGTACATGGAAGACAATGAATTTGAAC ACATAAACATCACCCTGATGTGTCCATCCATTGATCCAATCCATTATCGACACTTGACCTACATTCGCCTGGACCAAAATAGGCTAAAAGAACCAATAAGCTCCTATGTCTTCTTCTGCTTCCCTTATATCCACAGTGTTTATTATGGTGAACAAAGAAGACCTGATGGGCAAATGGTGCAGCTGAAGACGCAAGTGTTCCGCAGGTTTCAGGGTGacgatgaagaagaagaagacgaaggaGGAGACGGAGAAGGGGATGAGCCTGAGGGGCAGGAGCAAGGAAGAACAGAAGAGAATTTTGGTCCTTACTTCTATTAA